A single region of the Syntrophus gentianae genome encodes:
- the carA gene encoding glutamine-hydrolyzing carbamoyl-phosphate synthase small subunit, producing the protein MTLLRKQKTALLVLEDGSVFRGEAFAGSGEVLGEVVFNTGMTGYQEILTDPSYKGQIVTMTYPLIGNYGINPEDMESAGICLEGFIVREYSNFPSNWQSRQTLKSFLESQGKLGVEGLDCRALTRRLRVYGAMRGVLTTETSDVEALLQKVRAYPGLVGQDLVRTVTCREPYRWVEGSVANAEPGSVPEKDEHPRVVVLDCGVKYNILRCLEEGGCEVIVVPAGSSSAEILSWAPDGVLLSNGPGDPAALPYLVATVRELLGKLPIFGICLGHQILGQAVGGRTEKLKFGHHGINQPVRQIRSGRVEITSQNHGFVVSPESLPSDLEKTHENLNDGTSEGIAYPSLRAFSVQYHPEAAPGPQDASYLFNSFIEVMSSEKKRAQRNPS; encoded by the coding sequence GTGACCCTGTTGCGAAAGCAGAAAACGGCCCTTCTGGTTCTGGAAGATGGCAGCGTCTTCCGGGGGGAGGCCTTTGCAGGAAGTGGCGAAGTCCTGGGGGAAGTGGTCTTTAATACGGGAATGACGGGTTATCAGGAAATCTTGACCGATCCGTCCTACAAGGGGCAGATCGTCACGATGACCTATCCCTTGATCGGCAATTACGGGATCAATCCCGAGGATATGGAATCCGCCGGAATCTGCCTGGAAGGGTTCATCGTCCGGGAGTATTCGAATTTTCCCAGCAACTGGCAATCCCGGCAGACCCTGAAGTCCTTCCTGGAATCCCAGGGCAAGCTGGGCGTTGAAGGGCTGGACTGCCGCGCCCTTACGCGGCGATTGCGTGTTTACGGGGCGATGCGCGGCGTATTGACCACGGAGACTTCCGATGTCGAGGCTCTGCTGCAGAAAGTGCGGGCCTATCCAGGACTCGTCGGGCAGGACCTGGTCCGGACCGTCACGTGCCGGGAGCCTTACCGCTGGGTAGAGGGAAGCGTTGCGAATGCGGAACCGGGCTCAGTACCGGAAAAAGATGAACATCCGCGGGTGGTCGTGCTGGATTGCGGGGTCAAATACAACATTCTGCGCTGCCTGGAAGAGGGCGGCTGCGAGGTGATCGTGGTGCCCGCCGGATCGTCTTCCGCAGAGATCCTGTCCTGGGCTCCCGACGGAGTACTCCTGTCCAATGGCCCGGGCGATCCGGCCGCCCTGCCTTATCTTGTGGCCACCGTCCGGGAACTGCTGGGCAAACTTCCCATCTTCGGCATCTGTCTGGGGCATCAGATTCTGGGACAGGCCGTGGGCGGCCGCACCGAAAAACTGAAGTTCGGCCATCACGGGATCAATCAACCGGTTCGGCAGATCCGGTCGGGGCGGGTGGAGATCACATCCCAGAATCACGGGTTTGTCGTCTCGCCGGAATCCCTGCCTTCCGATCTGGAAAAGACCCACGAAAACCTGAACGACGGCACGTCGGAAGGGATTGCCTATCCGTCTCTCCGGGCCTTCAGTGTCCAGTATCATCCCGAAGCGGCGCCGGGGCCGCAGGACGCGTCCTATCTTTTTAACTCCTTTATTGAAGTCATGTCCTCAGAGAAGAAACGCGCACAGCGGAACCCTTCCTGA
- a CDS encoding sigma-54 interaction domain-containing protein has translation MSIHNYEELAALHAIARTLAQPGELRDHLEKVLQVMNQRVGMQRGMISLLDRETGEVWLDVAHGVDIQGMEVSYAPGEGLTGKVAQTGRPMAVANLGQEAHFLDRTGARRFINRSELSFLCVPIIYDSRVVGVLSADKAARQVEELDRELAMLSSIAELIAKSVHIRALEEDNRRLRDMLGRSTIPSSEIIGHSKVMQEVFGLIAQVADSNTNVLINGETGTGKELVARAIHNRSPRRKGPLIQVNCAAMPDTLIESEIFGHEKGAFTGALHTRRGRFEEAHGGTIFLDEVGELSAAAQAKLLRVIQEKKFQPLGGSRVVSADVRIIAATNRNLEQDVASGQFRADLYYRLNVFPLYLPPLRERGSDIILLADHFVLKYNKEMGKSIKRISNVVLEAFLSHSWPGNVRELENCIERAVLLATGNSIETIHLPPSLQTRNREGERKESGKLNAMVEAQERGMIVDALKESRGNQSQAARILGTTKRIIQYKIQKLGIDPRRFNPKHAGSSPGSE, from the coding sequence TTGAGCATTCATAATTATGAAGAACTGGCAGCGTTGCATGCCATTGCCAGAACCCTTGCCCAGCCGGGGGAATTGCGGGATCACCTGGAGAAGGTTCTTCAAGTCATGAATCAGCGGGTTGGAATGCAGCGGGGGATGATTTCTCTGCTGGATCGCGAAACGGGTGAAGTCTGGCTGGATGTGGCCCATGGGGTCGATATTCAGGGGATGGAGGTTTCTTACGCGCCGGGGGAAGGCCTTACCGGAAAGGTGGCCCAGACGGGCCGTCCGATGGCCGTAGCCAATCTCGGACAGGAGGCGCACTTTCTCGATCGGACCGGGGCGCGGCGCTTCATTAATCGTTCGGAACTGTCTTTTCTCTGCGTGCCGATCATCTATGATTCCCGGGTCGTAGGGGTCCTGTCCGCGGATAAAGCCGCCCGCCAGGTGGAGGAACTCGATCGGGAGCTGGCCATGCTTTCCTCCATTGCCGAGCTCATCGCCAAGAGCGTGCACATCCGCGCCCTGGAAGAGGATAACCGCCGTCTCCGGGATATGCTGGGGCGCTCGACCATCCCCAGTTCCGAGATCATCGGCCATTCCAAGGTTATGCAGGAAGTCTTCGGCCTGATTGCCCAGGTTGCTGATTCCAACACGAACGTGTTAATCAACGGGGAAACGGGAACCGGGAAGGAACTGGTTGCCCGGGCGATCCATAACCGCAGCCCGCGACGCAAAGGACCGCTGATCCAGGTCAATTGCGCCGCCATGCCGGATACGCTCATCGAAAGTGAGATTTTCGGTCACGAAAAGGGGGCCTTTACGGGGGCTCTCCACACCCGCCGAGGTCGTTTTGAGGAGGCCCACGGCGGCACCATTTTTCTCGATGAGGTCGGCGAACTGTCCGCAGCTGCACAGGCAAAGCTGCTCCGGGTCATTCAGGAGAAGAAGTTTCAACCTTTAGGGGGGTCCCGGGTCGTTTCCGCGGATGTCCGCATTATCGCAGCCACCAACCGGAACCTGGAGCAGGATGTGGCGTCGGGTCAATTCCGTGCCGATCTCTATTACCGGCTGAATGTCTTTCCCCTTTACCTGCCGCCTCTTAGAGAACGGGGGAGTGACATCATCCTCCTGGCGGACCACTTTGTCCTGAAATACAATAAAGAAATGGGAAAATCCATCAAGCGCATTTCCAATGTCGTCCTGGAAGCCTTTTTAAGCCATTCCTGGCCTGGGAATGTCCGGGAACTGGAAAATTGCATCGAACGGGCGGTACTCCTGGCAACGGGCAATTCCATTGAAACGATTCACCTGCCCCCCTCGCTCCAGACCCGGAACCGGGAAGGAGAAAGGAAAGAATCGGGCAAGCTCAATGCCATGGTCGAAGCCCAGGAAAGGGGGATGATTGTGGACGCCCTGAAGGAAAGCCGAGGAAATCAGAGCCAGGCCGCTCGAATCCTTGGGACGACGAAGCGGATCATTCAATATAAGATACAGAAACTCGGAATCGATCCCCGGCGGTTCAATCCGAAACATGCGGGATCTTCCCCTGGCAGTGAATAA
- a CDS encoding HigA family addiction module antitoxin, whose protein sequence is MKRDMPPVHPGEILLEDFLKPMGITQYRLAKSISVSQRRIGEIVAGKRSITADTALRLALFFGTDAQSWMNLQTHYDLAIAEEQLSERLAKEVVGRAA, encoded by the coding sequence ATGCCTCCGGTTCATCCTGGAGAAATCCTTTTGGAAGATTTTTTGAAACCTATGGGAATTACGCAGTATCGGCTTGCAAAATCCATCAGTGTCAGCCAGCGACGTATCGGTGAAATTGTCGCCGGCAAAAGATCGATTACTGCAGATACCGCATTGCGATTGGCCCTGTTTTTCGGAACGGACGCCCAAAGCTGGATGAACCTGCAAACTCATTATGATCTCGCGATTGCCGAGGAGCAACTTTCCGAACGTTTGGCAAAAGAAGTTGTTGGCCGCGCAGCCTAA